A DNA window from Deltaproteobacteria bacterium contains the following coding sequences:
- a CDS encoding methylenetetrahydrofolate reductase has translation MKAETNLQEILARGEFAVTCEYDPPRGVDVGSILKNAARLKGKVDAVNVNDNPTAKVRMSSWALSKMLLDVGLEPIFQMTTRDRNRIALQSDLLGASALGIQNVLCLTGDHPARGDHPQAKKVFDLDSIQWIAAVREIRDQGCLMNGTKISGSPRFFIGGVANPFVQSLDLHIIRLEKKIAAGAEFIQTQPVLEMEPFKKWLNQAKNHGLINKCSAIAGVIALKSVKMAQYLRNAVPGIMIPDTVMDRLGAVAEEKQQEEGMKICIENIEEIKQTKAVRGVHIIAIGCEEKLPEIIERAGLLPRPNIS, from the coding sequence ATGAAGGCAGAGACAAACCTCCAAGAAATCCTTGCCCGGGGAGAATTTGCGGTCACCTGTGAGTACGACCCTCCACGCGGCGTTGATGTAGGTTCAATACTCAAGAATGCAGCCCGACTCAAGGGAAAGGTCGATGCGGTCAATGTCAACGATAATCCAACCGCCAAGGTCAGGATGTCGAGTTGGGCTCTGTCAAAAATGCTGCTCGATGTGGGATTGGAACCGATCTTCCAAATGACTACACGGGATAGAAACCGCATTGCTCTTCAGAGCGATCTTCTGGGCGCTTCTGCCCTGGGAATTCAAAATGTTCTCTGTCTTACAGGAGACCACCCGGCAAGAGGAGATCACCCCCAGGCCAAAAAGGTCTTTGATCTTGACTCCATCCAGTGGATTGCGGCAGTAAGAGAGATCCGAGATCAAGGGTGTCTGATGAATGGCACGAAGATCTCCGGAAGCCCGCGATTTTTTATCGGAGGGGTTGCAAATCCCTTTGTTCAATCCCTTGACTTGCATATTATCCGTCTTGAGAAAAAAATCGCAGCAGGCGCAGAGTTTATTCAAACCCAACCTGTACTTGAGATGGAACCTTTCAAAAAGTGGTTGAACCAGGCAAAAAATCATGGTTTAATAAATAAATGTTCTGCAATAGCCGGGGTCATTGCGCTCAAATCAGTCAAAATGGCTCAGTACCTGAGAAATGCGGTCCCGGGGATCATGATACCCGATACGGTCATGGATCGTCTTGGCGCTGTTGCCGAAGAGAAACAGCAAGAAGAAGGCATGAAGATCTGCATTGAGAACATAGAAGAGATCAAGCAGACAAAGGCAGTCAGGGGGGTCCACATCATAGCCATTGGGTGCGAGGAAAAACTTCCAGAGATTATAGAACGGGCAGGGTTGCTGCCGCGACCGAATATATCTTGA
- a CDS encoding CoB--CoM heterodisulfide reductase iron-sulfur subunit B family protein: MDVTYYPGCSLESSARDYDESTRAVCASLDIHLHELPDWTCCGATSAHSLDEELAVMLPALNLSGAERLGNHMVVPCPLCFNRLKRAQKEVKSSLRIYDLASFIGQAEWLEKIRSRLKFPLDAIRAVCYYGCMANRPPKVTGSVDYENPCDMDNICEALGVDVRPWSYKTDCCGASFSVSRKDIMYNLVKKLYDKALEAEAECIVVSCQMCQANLDLYQKDISMHFMENYNIPVFYFTELIGLALGLKGATTWLKRHMVDPIPFLEKKELLRQ; the protein is encoded by the coding sequence ATGGACGTAACGTATTATCCGGGTTGTTCTTTAGAGTCTTCAGCAAGGGACTATGACGAGTCAACAAGGGCTGTGTGCGCCTCCCTGGACATACATCTGCACGAACTGCCCGACTGGACTTGCTGTGGAGCCACCTCAGCACACAGCCTGGATGAGGAACTGGCGGTCATGCTTCCCGCGCTGAATCTGTCAGGAGCCGAACGGTTGGGGAATCACATGGTGGTCCCCTGCCCGCTTTGTTTCAACCGTTTGAAACGGGCACAAAAAGAGGTCAAATCCAGTCTCCGCATATATGACCTGGCCTCGTTCATAGGGCAAGCTGAGTGGCTGGAGAAGATACGGTCACGTCTCAAGTTTCCTCTCGATGCCATAAGAGCTGTCTGCTACTACGGCTGCATGGCAAACCGTCCTCCCAAGGTGACAGGGAGCGTTGATTATGAAAACCCCTGTGACATGGATAACATTTGTGAGGCCCTTGGGGTTGATGTCAGGCCGTGGTCGTATAAGACGGACTGCTGCGGCGCAAGCTTTTCCGTGTCTCGCAAGGATATCATGTATAACTTAGTAAAGAAGCTTTATGACAAAGCTCTGGAAGCAGAGGCGGAGTGTATCGTTGTCTCCTGCCAGATGTGCCAGGCAAATCTCGATTTATACCAGAAAGATATCTCGATGCATTTTATGGAGAATTACAATATCCCGGTCTTTTATTTTACCGAACTGATCGGACTGGCCCTCGGACTCAAAGGAGCTACCACATGGCTCAAACGCCACATGGTGGATCCGATACCGTTTTTGGAGAAGAAAGAGCTGTTGAGGCAGTGA
- a CDS encoding hydrogenase iron-sulfur subunit produces the protein MTEKFEPQIIAFCCNYCSYAAADLAGSIRMSYPSNIKVILVPCSGRVDPVYLLRALEEGADGVYVTGCMEGDCHFLTGNFKAKKRVSYIRKMLDEIGIEQDRVQMFNMSASDAPEFARVAKMMTEKIRALGPNPIKQKD, from the coding sequence ATGACTGAAAAATTTGAACCACAGATTATTGCATTTTGTTGCAACTATTGCTCATATGCCGCGGCAGACCTGGCAGGGTCGATAAGAATGTCCTATCCTTCGAACATAAAGGTCATTCTGGTCCCGTGCTCCGGACGCGTGGACCCCGTTTATCTGCTTCGCGCACTCGAGGAGGGGGCAGACGGTGTTTATGTGACCGGTTGTATGGAAGGTGATTGCCATTTTCTTACCGGGAACTTCAAGGCAAAGAAGCGGGTTTCATATATCAGAAAGATGCTCGATGAAATAGGCATTGAACAGGATCGCGTGCAGATGTTCAACATGTCCGCCTCTGATGCCCCCGAATTTGCTCGGGTGGCAAAAATGATGACAGAAAAAATCCGGGCGTTGGGGCCGAACCCGATAAAGCAGAAAGATTGA
- a CDS encoding methylenetetrahydrofolate reductase C-terminal domain-containing protein encodes MIVGEHKPIRELVAMIEGYDKILMVGCKGCVTVCNAGGKKEVAILASALRIARRKQGKPITIDELTLDRQCEPEFIAWLDDPIKKNDYDAIISLACSIGPQYIAEAFDTMVVLPGLNTSFMGGTIEHGIWGEYCAACGSCEIQNFGGLCPITRCAKGLLNGPCGGSVDGKCEVNKDLDCIWELIYKRMKKLGQLDRLGQKIAAKDWSTSLSGGPRKIIREDLTI; translated from the coding sequence ATGATTGTAGGAGAACACAAGCCCATCAGAGAACTCGTTGCAATGATCGAGGGATACGACAAGATCCTGATGGTCGGTTGCAAGGGGTGTGTGACGGTCTGTAACGCCGGCGGCAAAAAAGAGGTGGCCATACTTGCGTCTGCCTTGAGGATTGCGCGTCGTAAACAGGGCAAACCAATAACTATTGACGAACTTACCCTCGACCGCCAGTGTGAACCCGAGTTTATCGCATGGCTGGATGATCCCATCAAGAAAAACGACTACGACGCCATCATATCACTCGCCTGCAGCATAGGACCTCAATATATTGCTGAGGCATTCGACACAATGGTTGTTCTTCCCGGGCTCAATACGAGTTTTATGGGAGGAACGATTGAACATGGGATATGGGGAGAATATTGCGCTGCCTGCGGGAGTTGCGAAATCCAAAATTTCGGCGGGCTGTGCCCGATTACCCGTTGTGCGAAGGGGCTTCTTAACGGGCCTTGCGGCGGCTCCGTGGACGGGAAATGCGAGGTGAACAAAGATCTGGATTGTATTTGGGAGCTTATCTATAAGCGCATGAAAAAGCTGGGACAGCTTGATCGACTGGGACAAAAAATCGCCGCCAAGGACTGGTCAACAAGCCTGTCAGGAGGCCCGCGCAAGATCATCAGAGAGGACTTGACGATATGA
- the glk gene encoding glucokinase: MVLAGDVGGTKTNLGLFLKGKRRPLPKAIETYPSRKALNCEQIIEQFLKKHPVPISSACLAIAGPVENGRSKATNLPWTVSERKIKNRFGWDKVRLINDLAATAWAVPVLTEREFFALNRQRPARGGNLGLIAPGTGLGMALAVSKDGQYVPVPSEGGHSDFAPQSEAELALWLYLSQRVGHVSVERVLSGPGLFIIYCWLKFTGQGAEPEWLAEKMNANDPSQVIAEAALVDEQPLCVKTLDLFVSIFGAAAGNLALTGLTTGGVYLGGGIPPKILPKLREDIFMKAFTNKGRFRWILGRVPVRVIMNDKAALLGAACCAFE; the protein is encoded by the coding sequence ATGGTTCTGGCAGGCGACGTTGGCGGGACCAAGACAAATCTGGGCCTCTTTCTTAAGGGGAAAAGACGTCCTCTGCCAAAAGCAATTGAGACCTATCCCAGCCGAAAAGCGCTCAATTGCGAGCAAATCATTGAACAGTTTCTTAAAAAACATCCGGTTCCCATTAGCAGTGCGTGCCTTGCTATCGCCGGCCCTGTAGAAAACGGACGCTCTAAGGCCACCAACCTGCCGTGGACTGTCTCTGAGAGAAAAATCAAAAACCGCTTTGGCTGGGACAAAGTGCGCCTTATCAACGACCTGGCCGCCACTGCTTGGGCGGTTCCTGTTCTGACCGAAAGGGAGTTTTTTGCACTGAATCGACAAAGGCCGGCAAGAGGCGGGAATCTGGGGCTCATTGCACCCGGCACGGGCCTTGGTATGGCGCTTGCGGTTTCAAAAGACGGACAATATGTTCCGGTGCCTTCCGAGGGGGGCCACAGCGATTTTGCCCCCCAGAGTGAAGCTGAACTGGCCTTGTGGCTATATCTCAGCCAGCGTGTTGGTCACGTGAGTGTAGAAAGGGTGTTGTCAGGACCCGGGCTGTTTATTATTTACTGCTGGTTGAAATTTACCGGTCAGGGTGCGGAGCCTGAATGGCTAGCCGAAAAGATGAACGCAAACGATCCGTCACAGGTCATCGCCGAAGCGGCCCTTGTGGATGAGCAGCCTTTGTGCGTGAAGACTCTGGATCTGTTCGTGTCAATATTCGGGGCTGCGGCAGGAAACCTGGCGTTAACAGGGCTCACAACAGGAGGCGTTTACCTGGGAGGCGGGATACCGCCGAAGATCCTGCCCAAGCTCAGGGAAGACATTTTCATGAAGGCATTTACGAACAAGGGGAGATTTAGATGGATACTGGGGCGGGTCCCGGTTCGAGTCATCATGAACGACAAGGCGGCCCTGCTGGGGGCGGCATGTTGTGCTTTTGAATAG
- a CDS encoding glutamate synthase: MKTSFADKITCSRKKLYPVPLPPRYKGAEEGGCGVTGFACSVPVGGKHIFEPSRLMHNRGNGKGGGIAAAGLSAQDMGVADDVLDNCYLIQIALLDPGVQRKVEGQFIAPFMEIAAGQRIPTVDDYRDVKGLEVKPPDVWRYFVRVKQDVLTTFAEKNELDEMEPRKVEDEFIWQNTIQLNRAFYETLGDKQAFVLSQGRNMMILKIVGYAEQVAEYYQLEDIRAHVWIAHQRYPTKGRVWHPAGAHPFMGLDEALVHNGDFANYSSVAEYLKQKNIYPHFHTDTEVSILVFDLLNRVYGYPLEYIIEALAPTTEMDFDQLPPEKQEVYHLLQSMHIHGSPDGPWFFIIARNHFYRKMFQLIGITDTAMLRPQVFAYHDGEVQVGLICSEKQAIDATLASLAQEDNRIGTVADKYWNARGGSHTDGGAFAFSITDDPENPGQKRMVCTDKFGNEVAIPKNRLACDVSLAISTPDDSDTLADKIAEHLGQGDATGLYNFVRKQIPTTDFDTLRWCCKRIGEEAEKDDIGRQAAIDALTLLNDMQYATGKLKRSSLLRIIRSTLKEIFGAVAPIGSDDKSTFRLITWHTRDKLIAPAGKQATLVLNASGFPPEGDECDARLVWAAYAMGWKRFVCYGYRGQRFLGCGLGPGTEGVQIDVYGSSGDYLASGIDGLTISVHGNAQDQLGQILKSGKLVIYGDVGQTFMYGGKGGDVYVMGNAAGRPLINAVGRPRVVINGTALDYLAESFMAGDALKGGGFVIVNGIEFDHQGAVRPQPTPYPGSNLFSLAAGGAIYVRDPHGMLVEEQLNGGAFGELTREDWRLILPYLKENERLFEISVEDALLTVDGKKKRPEEVYRKIAPLKMKELAKATVVE; encoded by the coding sequence ATGAAAACGTCCTTTGCAGACAAAATCACTTGCTCTCGCAAGAAGCTCTACCCCGTGCCTCTGCCCCCACGATACAAGGGAGCAGAAGAGGGGGGCTGCGGCGTTACAGGCTTTGCCTGTTCGGTCCCCGTGGGAGGCAAACACATCTTTGAGCCCTCTCGTCTGATGCACAACCGCGGAAATGGAAAAGGTGGCGGCATAGCGGCTGCCGGGTTGAGTGCCCAAGACATGGGAGTTGCTGATGATGTGCTCGATAATTGTTACCTTATCCAGATCGCCCTTTTGGACCCCGGTGTACAGCGGAAAGTTGAAGGACAATTTATCGCCCCTTTCATGGAGATTGCCGCCGGCCAAAGGATTCCCACGGTCGATGATTACCGTGACGTCAAAGGTCTCGAGGTCAAACCCCCGGATGTGTGGCGATACTTTGTGAGAGTCAAACAGGATGTTCTGACAACCTTTGCCGAAAAAAACGAGCTGGATGAGATGGAGCCAAGAAAGGTGGAGGATGAATTCATCTGGCAAAACACTATCCAGCTCAACCGTGCCTTCTACGAGACCCTGGGGGACAAGCAGGCCTTTGTTCTTTCTCAAGGCCGCAACATGATGATTTTAAAGATCGTGGGATATGCGGAACAGGTGGCAGAATACTACCAACTGGAGGACATAAGGGCACACGTGTGGATTGCTCATCAACGCTACCCCACCAAGGGACGGGTATGGCACCCTGCAGGCGCCCATCCCTTCATGGGCCTGGATGAAGCCCTTGTGCATAACGGTGACTTTGCCAACTACTCTTCCGTGGCAGAATATCTGAAACAGAAAAACATCTATCCCCATTTTCATACAGACACTGAAGTCAGCATATTAGTCTTTGACCTCCTGAATCGCGTCTATGGCTATCCATTAGAGTACATCATCGAAGCCCTTGCTCCGACAACCGAGATGGATTTTGATCAGCTTCCACCTGAAAAACAGGAGGTCTACCACCTGCTTCAGTCCATGCACATCCACGGTTCCCCTGATGGTCCCTGGTTTTTTATCATCGCCCGAAATCATTTCTACCGCAAGATGTTCCAGTTGATCGGCATAACCGACACCGCCATGCTCCGTCCGCAGGTCTTTGCATATCATGACGGCGAGGTTCAGGTGGGTCTCATATGTTCGGAAAAGCAGGCCATAGACGCAACGCTTGCGAGCCTTGCCCAAGAAGACAATCGTATCGGCACGGTTGCCGATAAATACTGGAATGCACGAGGGGGGAGCCACACGGACGGAGGGGCGTTTGCCTTCAGCATAACGGATGATCCTGAGAATCCGGGACAAAAGCGCATGGTGTGCACGGACAAGTTTGGAAATGAGGTAGCAATACCAAAAAACCGGCTTGCCTGTGACGTGAGTCTGGCGATAAGCACACCGGACGACTCGGATACGCTGGCAGACAAGATCGCCGAACACCTCGGTCAAGGAGATGCAACCGGGCTCTATAACTTTGTGAGAAAACAGATTCCCACAACAGATTTTGATACACTCCGATGGTGCTGCAAGCGGATAGGCGAAGAGGCCGAAAAGGACGACATAGGAAGACAAGCAGCCATTGACGCTCTTACACTCCTTAACGACATGCAATATGCCACCGGAAAACTGAAGAGAAGTTCTCTGCTGCGTATCATAAGAAGCACGCTAAAAGAGATATTCGGAGCTGTCGCCCCGATAGGTTCTGATGACAAAAGCACCTTTCGTTTGATCACCTGGCATACCAGGGACAAGCTGATTGCGCCTGCAGGCAAGCAGGCCACCCTCGTCTTAAACGCCAGCGGCTTCCCTCCGGAGGGGGATGAGTGCGATGCCCGGCTGGTCTGGGCTGCCTATGCCATGGGGTGGAAGCGATTTGTTTGCTACGGATATCGGGGACAACGATTCCTCGGGTGCGGGTTGGGTCCCGGAACCGAAGGTGTGCAGATAGATGTCTACGGGAGTTCAGGTGACTACCTTGCATCAGGGATCGACGGTCTGACAATCAGCGTACACGGAAACGCCCAGGATCAGCTCGGCCAGATACTGAAATCCGGCAAGTTGGTCATATACGGCGATGTGGGGCAGACATTCATGTACGGCGGAAAAGGAGGGGACGTCTATGTCATGGGAAACGCTGCCGGCCGCCCCCTGATCAATGCCGTGGGCCGACCAAGGGTGGTTATAAACGGAACCGCACTGGACTATCTGGCGGAATCCTTTATGGCAGGCGACGCCCTGAAGGGTGGCGGATTTGTCATAGTCAACGGCATAGAATTCGATCACCAAGGCGCCGTCCGGCCGCAACCGACGCCTTATCCGGGTTCCAACCTCTTCTCGCTCGCTGCCGGAGGGGCCATATATGTCCGTGATCCACATGGAATGCTGGTAGAGGAACAATTGAACGGGGGCGCTTTTGGCGAATTAACCCGAGAGGACTGGCGACTAATACTGCCCTATCTTAAGGAGAACGAGCGCCTTTTCGAGATATCCGTTGAGGATGCCCTCCTTACGGTGGACGGCAAGAAGAAGCGTCCGGAAGAGGTTTACCGCAAGATTGCTCCTCTCAAGATGAAAGAACTCGCCAAGGCGACAGTAGTGGAGTGA
- a CDS encoding 4Fe-4S dicluster domain-containing protein, giving the protein MQVQNDITKIESGFARQVVLDSGVDLFACYQCEKCTNGCPVTFAMDYEPHRVIRMVQLGLRQEIARANTIWVCASCETCVTRCPHGIDIPKLMDYLKQSVLSQGDKPAEGAVAAFHQVFLENIRRFGRVSEAFLMGAYQLESAKAEKKIDVKEMISNLKLGIEMLKRGRLGFMPKKTGAKEAVKKLFANEKI; this is encoded by the coding sequence GTGCAAGTACAAAACGACATAACAAAAATCGAATCGGGTTTTGCAAGACAGGTGGTCCTGGATAGCGGCGTGGACCTCTTTGCCTGCTACCAGTGCGAAAAATGTACCAACGGATGCCCGGTCACATTTGCCATGGATTATGAGCCCCATCGGGTCATCAGGATGGTTCAACTCGGCCTCAGACAAGAGATTGCCCGGGCAAATACTATATGGGTCTGTGCTTCTTGTGAGACCTGCGTTACCCGATGTCCGCACGGGATTGATATACCAAAGCTCATGGACTACCTTAAGCAGTCGGTATTGAGTCAAGGAGACAAACCGGCTGAAGGGGCTGTCGCGGCCTTTCACCAGGTCTTTTTGGAAAACATCAGAAGGTTCGGTCGTGTCAGTGAAGCCTTTTTAATGGGCGCTTATCAATTAGAGAGCGCAAAGGCTGAAAAGAAGATTGATGTAAAGGAGATGATAAGTAATCTCAAACTCGGCATTGAGATGCTCAAGAGGGGTCGTCTCGGGTTCATGCCGAAAAAAACCGGGGCAAAGGAAGCAGTAAAAAAACTCTTTGCAAACGAGAAAATTTGA
- a CDS encoding CoB--CoM heterodisulfide reductase iron-sulfur subunit A family protein, translating to MAQTPHGGSDTVFGEERAVEAVTNTKTKEPTGAVMVVGGGIGGMQASIDLAEAGYLVYLVERKSSIGGRMSQLDKTFPTNDCAMCMLSPKLIGCASHPNINIITLAELIGLEGSTGNLTAHVKKYARYVDEDKCVGCGICAQKCPVNVDDEYNEGLQSRKAIYLQYPQAVPLVYAIDREHCIYFKKGRCRACEKFCKTSAIDFNQTDEEISVKVGSLILAPGLDLFKAERAQEYGYGRYQNVVTAMEFERFMSATGPSDGHILRPSDRTVPEKVAWIQCVGSRESIRSGREFCSSICCVAATKEAVMATDHHSGLKATIFYIDLRAQGKGFDAYCERARKQSNVRYVRSMISRVAENPITKDLVLSYQNPETGEKREETFSMVVLSVGLAPSSEAGPLAERLGIDLNPFGFVKTQTGDPLSTSREGVYVCGGFEGPKDIPETVTQASAAAARATLPIASVRGYEITFPSLPPERSLFGRETRIGVFVCCCGTNIAGVVDVEAAAKYARQLPGVVLSDVFLFACSTDSKVRLKELIEEHDLNRVVIASCSPKTHEPLFRATMREAGLNAYLLEMANIRNQCSWVHAAAPALATQKAKDLIRMSVKRVALQKPITSKRVPVIPAGLVVGGGLAGLTAALTLADQGFETHVVEQSDHLGGRHIDSPLTLEGFDAAKHLRELIQRVEEHSRVTVHTRAVVEAFTGHVGSFLTSIQKGDGTRVSVRHGTAIIATGAEEYRPGGYLYGRNSHVITQSELNSDIEKQPELVRSFRSLVMIQCVGSRTEEHPYCSRVCCSQAIANSIRLKNSNPDMDVIVLYRDIRSFGFKELFYKEARKRGVIFVRYEQERPPEVFENEGALKISFLEPSLRRKVILMPDRIVLSAALRPHSMASQIAGIFKVARDDQGFLLEAHVKLRPLDFATDGMFLCGDGHSPKFPEETIAQAAGAAGRAMSILSKDAMYVGPSSDVDPDLCAACMTCVRTCPYHVPFINEDGVSQIDPARCKGCGMCAAECPAQAITVHHYTSEQIEAKIQGLFEKKMTKVQSALS from the coding sequence ATGGCTCAAACGCCACATGGTGGATCCGATACCGTTTTTGGAGAAGAAAGAGCTGTTGAGGCAGTGACAAATACGAAGACAAAAGAGCCAACGGGCGCAGTAATGGTGGTCGGCGGCGGGATCGGCGGCATGCAGGCATCCATTGATCTGGCTGAAGCAGGATACCTGGTTTATCTCGTGGAGCGAAAGAGCTCTATTGGCGGCAGGATGAGCCAGCTCGACAAAACCTTCCCTACTAATGACTGCGCCATGTGTATGCTCTCTCCAAAGCTCATCGGTTGCGCGAGCCATCCCAATATAAATATCATAACCTTGGCAGAACTTATCGGGCTGGAAGGATCAACGGGGAATCTGACTGCTCACGTTAAAAAGTACGCCCGTTACGTGGACGAGGATAAGTGCGTTGGATGCGGCATATGCGCACAAAAATGTCCGGTAAACGTTGATGATGAATACAACGAAGGATTACAAAGTCGCAAGGCGATCTATCTGCAATACCCTCAAGCGGTCCCGCTCGTATACGCAATTGACCGGGAGCACTGCATTTACTTCAAGAAGGGGAGGTGCCGGGCCTGCGAGAAGTTCTGCAAGACCAGCGCGATCGATTTCAACCAAACCGATGAAGAGATCTCAGTGAAGGTGGGATCGCTCATACTTGCGCCCGGCCTTGATCTCTTCAAAGCAGAAAGAGCGCAGGAGTATGGCTATGGAAGATATCAAAACGTTGTCACCGCCATGGAATTCGAGAGGTTCATGTCGGCAACCGGCCCGTCGGATGGGCACATACTACGCCCTTCAGACAGAACAGTGCCGGAAAAGGTTGCATGGATACAGTGTGTCGGTTCCAGGGAATCTATCAGAAGCGGCCGAGAATTTTGCTCCTCGATATGCTGTGTGGCTGCCACAAAGGAGGCTGTCATGGCAACGGATCATCATTCGGGACTCAAGGCCACTATCTTCTATATAGACTTGAGGGCCCAGGGCAAGGGATTCGACGCTTATTGCGAGCGTGCAAGGAAACAAAGCAACGTTCGTTATGTAAGATCAATGATATCACGCGTGGCGGAAAATCCAATAACCAAAGATCTTGTCCTTTCATACCAGAATCCCGAGACAGGTGAAAAACGAGAAGAGACGTTTTCCATGGTAGTGCTTTCCGTCGGCCTTGCTCCATCTTCTGAAGCCGGCCCTCTTGCAGAACGACTCGGGATCGATCTTAACCCCTTTGGGTTTGTCAAGACTCAAACGGGAGATCCCCTGAGCACGTCACGAGAAGGCGTTTATGTGTGCGGGGGGTTTGAGGGCCCCAAGGACATACCCGAGACCGTGACCCAGGCAAGCGCTGCTGCTGCGCGGGCAACGCTTCCCATTGCTTCTGTTCGGGGATATGAAATCACCTTTCCTTCTCTTCCTCCGGAGCGTTCTCTCTTTGGGCGCGAAACGCGAATCGGCGTGTTTGTCTGTTGCTGTGGAACAAACATTGCCGGAGTCGTTGACGTGGAGGCCGCAGCTAAATATGCCCGGCAACTACCGGGCGTGGTTCTGTCAGACGTTTTCCTCTTTGCCTGCTCCACCGATTCCAAGGTGCGGCTCAAAGAACTTATTGAAGAACATGATCTCAACCGCGTGGTGATCGCATCGTGTTCCCCTAAAACCCATGAACCACTTTTCAGGGCTACCATGCGGGAAGCCGGTCTTAACGCCTATCTCCTGGAAATGGCAAATATCAGGAACCAGTGTTCGTGGGTACATGCAGCCGCACCGGCATTGGCCACACAGAAAGCCAAAGACCTGATTCGAATGTCCGTTAAGCGCGTTGCCCTTCAGAAACCGATTACGAGCAAACGCGTTCCCGTGATACCTGCAGGTCTTGTGGTAGGCGGAGGCCTTGCGGGTCTTACAGCGGCACTTACACTGGCTGATCAAGGGTTCGAAACCCATGTTGTGGAGCAATCTGATCACCTCGGAGGTCGTCACATTGACAGCCCGCTGACCCTTGAGGGATTTGATGCGGCAAAACATCTCAGGGAACTCATACAAAGGGTAGAAGAGCATTCGCGTGTCACCGTGCATACCAGGGCCGTGGTAGAGGCATTCACCGGACATGTGGGAAGCTTCCTTACCAGTATCCAGAAAGGTGACGGAACACGAGTATCTGTCCGGCACGGCACGGCGATTATTGCTACGGGAGCAGAGGAATACCGGCCCGGCGGCTATCTGTACGGAAGGAATTCTCATGTCATTACACAGAGTGAGCTAAATAGTGACATTGAAAAGCAGCCGGAGCTTGTAAGGTCTTTCCGCTCGCTGGTCATGATACAATGTGTCGGCTCAAGGACCGAGGAACATCCATATTGTAGCCGCGTATGTTGTAGCCAGGCTATCGCGAATTCCATAAGGCTTAAAAACTCAAACCCGGATATGGATGTGATCGTCCTGTATAGAGATATTCGATCATTCGGGTTCAAAGAACTCTTCTACAAGGAGGCCCGCAAGCGGGGGGTTATCTTCGTCAGGTACGAACAGGAAAGGCCCCCCGAGGTCTTTGAAAATGAGGGCGCCCTGAAGATCAGTTTTCTTGAACCTTCGCTGAGACGCAAGGTGATTCTCATGCCTGACCGTATCGTGCTGAGTGCGGCGCTCAGGCCTCATAGCATGGCATCTCAGATCGCAGGCATCTTCAAGGTTGCGCGTGATGATCAGGGATTCTTGCTCGAGGCGCATGTCAAGTTGCGACCGCTCGATTTTGCCACGGACGGTATGTTCCTGTGCGGGGACGGACATAGCCCCAAGTTTCCAGAGGAAACAATAGCCCAGGCCGCAGGCGCAGCAGGCAGGGCCATGTCGATCCTTTCAAAAGACGCTATGTATGTGGGGCCGTCCTCGGACGTAGATCCGGATCTGTGCGCGGCCTGCATGACTTGTGTGCGCACGTGCCCCTATCATGTCCCCTTTATCAACGAGGACGGCGTCTCTCAAATCGATCCTGCCCGTTGCAAGGGGTGCGGAATGTGTGCGGCCGAATGCCCGGCACAGGCTATTACGGTCCACCACTATACAAGCGAACAGATTGAGGCAAAAATACAAGGGTTGTTTGAGAAAAAAATGACCAAGGTTCAAAGTGCTTTGAGTTAG